One window from the genome of Phocoena phocoena chromosome 15, mPhoPho1.1, whole genome shotgun sequence encodes:
- the DNAJC30 gene encoding dnaJ homolog subfamily C member 30, mitochondrial, translating to MAAQRDVRWSRLLLWRLWRARGVPQNLGLGLGLEARTYSRSDGPYSRTALYELLGVPSTATQAQIKAAYYRQSFLYHPDRNAGSAEAAERFTRISQAYVVLGSTTLRRKYDRGLLSDEDLRGPGVRPSKTPAADPDSPRTQPPASRTQGRGQASSGANRTMFDFDAFYQAHYGEQLERERRMRARREALRKQREDRAKKGLRWDETRDTALFVVLFTVFIIMGFRF from the coding sequence ATGGCCGCCCAGCGCGATGTGAGATGGTCACGGCTATTACTGTGGAGGTTGTGGCGGGCCCGGGGGGTTCCACAAAACTTGGGATTGGGCTTGGGCCTAGAAGCGAGAACTTATTCTCGGAGCGACGGCCCGTACTCGCGCACGGCGCTCTATGAGCTGCTCGGCGTCCCCTCCACGGCCACGCAGGCGCAGATCAAGGCGGCTTACTACCGGCAGAGCTTCCTTTACCACCCGGACCGCAACGCCGGGAGCGCCGAGGCTGCCGAGCGGTTCACGCGCATCTCCCAGGCCTACGTGGTGCTGGGCAGTACCACCCTGCGTCGCAAGTATGACCGCGGCCTGCTCAGCGACGAGGACCTGCGCGGCCCCGGGGTCCGGCCCTCCAAGACGCCCGCCGCCGACCCCGACTCGCCCCGCACCCAGCCGCCTGCCTCTCGGACCCAGGGCCGCGGTCAGGCCTCGTCGGGAGCCAACCGCACCATGTTCGACTTTGACGCCTTCTACCAGGCGCACTACGGCGAGCAGCTGGAGCGCGAGCGGCGCATGAGGGCCCGGCGGGAGGCCCTTCGCAAGCAGCGGGAGGACCGGGCCAAGAAAGGCTTACGCTGGGACGAGACCCGAGACACGGCTTTATTCGTGGTTCTGTTCACAGTTTTCATCATCATGGGTTTTCGTTTTTAA
- the VPS37D gene encoding vacuolar protein sorting-associated protein 37D encodes MYRARAARAGPEPGSPGRFGILSTGQLRDLLQDEPKLDRIVRLSRKFQGLQLEREACLASNYALAKENLALRPRLEMGRAALAIKYQELREVAESCADKLQRLEESMHRWSPHCALGWLQAELEEAEQEAEEHMEQLLLGEQSLEAFLPAFQRGRALAHLRRTQAEKLQELLRRRERSGQPAPTAAADPPKSFPAAAVLPTGAARGPPAVPRSLPPLDSRPVPPLKGSPGCPLGPAPLLSPRPSQPEPPHR; translated from the exons ATGTACCGGGCCCGGGCGGCGCGGGCGGGGCCGGAGCCCGGCAGCCCGGGGCGCTTTGGGATCCTCAGCACCGGGCAGCTCCGGGACCTGCTTCAGGATGAGCCCAAGCTGGACCGGATCGTGCGGCTCAGCAGGAAG TTCCAGGGCCTGCAGCTGGAGCGTGAGGCATGCCTGGCCTCCAACTACGCTCTAGCCAAGGAGAACCTGGCACTGCGGCCCCGCCTGGAGATGGGCCGCGCTGCCCTGGCCATCAAGTACCAGGAGCTTCGGGAGGTGGCCGAGAGCTGTGCAGACAAGCTGCAGCGACTGG AGGAGAGCATGCACCGCTGGAGCCCCCACTGTGCACTGGGCTGGCTGCAGGCTGAGCTGGAGGAAGCTGAGCAGGAGGCTGAG GAGCACATGGAGCAGCTGCTGCTGGGGGAGCAGAGCCTGGAGGCTTTCCTGCCCGCTTTCCAACGAGGCCGTGCCCTGGCTCACCTGAGGCGGACCCAGGCGGagaagctgcaggagctgctgcgGCGCCGGGAGCGGTCTGGCCAGCCAGCCCCCACTGCTGCTGCGGATCCCCCCAAATCCTTCCCCGCTGCCGCTGTCCTGCCCACTGGGGCCGCCCGGGGGCCACCAGCAGTGCCCCGGAGCCTGCCCCCCTTGGACTCCCGCCCAGTGCCCCCGCTGAAGGGCTCCCCGGGGTGCCCTCtaggcccagcccctctgctgaGCCCTCGGCCCTCGCAGCCAGAGCCCCCCCACCGGTAG
- the BUD23 gene encoding probable 18S rRNA (guanine-N(7))-methyltransferase, protein MAARGQRPERSGPPELFYDKNEARKYVRNSRMIDVQTKMAGRALELLCLPEGQPCYLLDIGCGSGLSGDYLSDEGHYWVGIDISPAMLDVALDRDTEGDLLLGDMGQGIPFKPGSFDGCISISAVQWLCNANKKSDIPAKRLYCFFSALYSVLVHGARAVLQLYPENSEQLELITTQATRAGFTGGVLVDYPNSARAKKFYLCLFSGPSTFIPMAQNEDDEEEEARESTFTVERVPYMMARRGVVRKSRQWVLEKKERRRRQGKEVRPDTQYTGRKRKPRF, encoded by the exons ATGGCGGCACGTGGGCAGAGACCCGAGCGCAGCGGGCCTCCGGAGCTG TTTTACGACAAGAATGAAGCCCGGAAATACGTGCGCAA CTCACGGATGATTGATGTCCAAACCAAGATGGCTGGGCGAGCGTTGGAGCTCCTCTGTCTGCCTGAGGGTCAACCTTGTTACCTGTTGGATATTGG CTGTGGTTCTGGGCTGAGTGGAGATTACCTCTCAGATGAGGGGCACTACTGGGTGGGCATTGACATCAGCCCTGCCATGCTGG ATGTGGCCTTGGACCGAGACACGGAGGGAGACCTGCTTCTGGGGGACATGGGTCAGGGCATCCCCTTCAAACCGGGCTCCTTTGATGGTTGTATCAG CATTTCTGCGGTGCAGTGGCTCTGTAATGCTAACAAGAAGTCCGACATTCCTGCCAAGCGCCTGTACTGCTTCTTTTCTGCTCTTTACTCTGTTCTG GTCCATGGAGCTCGGGCTGTCCTGCAGCTGTACCCTGAGAACTCAGAGCAG TTGGAGCTGATCACGACCCAGGCCACCAGGGCCGGCTTCACTGGTGGTGTGTTGGTGGACTATCCCAACAGCGCCAGAGCCAAGAA GTTCTACCTCTGTTTGTTTTCTGGACCTTCGACCTTTATACCAATG GCCCAGAACGAAGATGATGAGGAAGAGGAGGCCAGGGAGTCCACGTTCACGGTTGAGAG GGTCCCGTACATGATGGCGAGGCGGGGAGTGGTGAGGAAGAGCCGACAGTGGGTGCTGGAGAAGAAGGAGCGCCGCCGGCGGCAGGGCAA GGAGGTCCGACCTGACACTCAGTACACCGGCCGCAAGCGCAAGCCCCGCTTCTGA